The Hymenobacter monticola DNA segment TTTTCGTTGACCTGCCCCTGCACGAGCACGGTCTGCTGGCCGTTGACGGCCCCGGGCTGCACGAAGCGAATCTTGAACCGCTCGGGCTCGGTGTGCACGAACACCACGGGCTTGCCATTCAAATCGGTGATGGCCGAGGTCGGCACCACCAGCTGCGGGGTGCCCCCGCCGGTCTGGCCCACGACCTGCACGTTCACGGCCTGGCCGGCGCGGTAGGCGCTGCCTTCCTGCGCGTCCAGCTCCAGCACCAGCTGGCGGGCCTGGTTCACGGGGTTCACCACGTTGCTGAACACTACGAGACTGGCGGGTACGCCGGCTTGACCTTGCAGGCCTTCCACCCGGAACCGGGCCCCGGGCGTGACCTTGGCCAGGTCCTGGGCAAACACCTGGGCTTCGACGCGCAGCTTGCCAGGGTTGATGACGCGAAACAGCTCGTCGCCTTGGTTGACCTGTTGGCCCACGGCGAGGTTGAACACGTCGACGGTGCCGCTCACGGGCGAGGTGATGCTCACGCGGCGCTGGCTGGCCTGCCCGTTCTGGATGCCGGCGTTCTGGCGGGCCTGGCGCAGGCGCAGCTCGGCGGCCACCACGTCCTTGCGGGCGGCGATGTCGGCGATGCTTTGCAGGCGGGCGTAGTCCTGCTGGGCGGCGCGCAGTTCTGCCTGAGCATTGGCCCGCTCGGTGCTGAGGCCGATTTGCTGAGTCGCGTCCAGGGTTTGCTCGATGACGGCCAGCGTCTGCCCGGCGCGCACGGTTTTACCCACCTGCGCGGCGAGGCTCACGATGCGCCCCGTCTGGGGCACCACCACTCGGCCTTCGCCCCCGGCCGCGGCCGATACCGTGCCGTAGAGCGTGGCCCGGCTGTAGGTGGTCGAGTAGGCGGCCAGGCTTGTGCGCACCTCGAACAGGAACTGGCTTTCCTTGGGCAGCAGCACCTCGTCGGTGGACGCCACGCCGGTGCTGGCTTTGGCGGTGCCGCCGTGGTCTTCGCCCCCGTGGGCCTGCACCAGGCCGGGTGGTAGGAGCAGTACCGTGAGTACCAGTCCCGCGGCGGCCGTAGCCGCCAGGAATTTATGCTTGGTTTTCATATCGGGTCGCATTAAGGGAAAGGGGTGCGGCGGCTGGCGGTCAACGCCTGCTCCGAGGTTTGCAGCACTGGTTCCGGGGGCTGACGCCGGCGCCGCATGAGCAGGGCCGTCAGGCCGATGCCGAGCACAAAGGCGCCGACCAGGGCCAGGATGGTTTTCCAGGAAGAGAAAAGCGAAGTGGCGGCGGCGGGGGCTGCGGCCGCTACGGGCAGCTTCTCTCCTACCTTGATGCCTTCGAGCAGCAGCAAGTCGGCCGTCTCGCCGGCCACGATGTTGAGGGCAAAGCTGTAGGCCTTGTTGGCCGGAAACTGGCCTTCCACGAGGTAGATGCCCGGCTCCT contains these protein-coding regions:
- a CDS encoding efflux RND transporter periplasmic adaptor subunit, whose amino-acid sequence is MKTKHKFLAATAAAGLVLTVLLLPPGLVQAHGGEDHGGTAKASTGVASTDEVLLPKESQFLFEVRTSLAAYSTTYSRATLYGTVSAAAGGEGRVVVPQTGRIVSLAAQVGKTVRAGQTLAVIEQTLDATQQIGLSTERANAQAELRAAQQDYARLQSIADIAARKDVVAAELRLRQARQNAGIQNGQASQRRVSITSPVSGTVDVFNLAVGQQVNQGDELFRVINPGKLRVEAQVFAQDLAKVTPGARFRVEGLQGQAGVPASLVVFSNVVNPVNQARQLVLELDAQEGSAYRAGQAVNVQVVGQTGGGTPQLVVPTSAITDLNGKPVVFVHTEPERFKIRFVQPGAVNGQQTVLVQGQVNENDRVVTTGTYQLKSIYLNQ